One region of Ptiloglossa arizonensis isolate GNS036 chromosome 8, iyPtiAriz1_principal, whole genome shotgun sequence genomic DNA includes:
- the Mesh1 gene encoding metazoan SpoT homolog-1 isoform X2: MENNSSTASVIDDPINVYGPCKSCTTELPNAELLTLVIKCINFSAIKHKSQRRYDAEQTPYINHPIGVANILTEEEVTDDKKLPKEVRKKLQIVNAPKRSYKAKLVILADKLYNLRDLQRSTPIGWSSNRVKEYFKWAKAVIDGCRKTNFSLERELDIIYANRVAQDKESCECKKTPLPEFY; the protein is encoded by the exons ATGGAAAATAATAGTTCTACAGCATCTGTCATTGATGATCCAATCAATGTATATGGACCTTGTAAATCATGTACTACAGAATTACCTAATGCAGAATTATTAACATTAGTAATCAAATGCATCAACTTTTCAGCAATAAAACACAAAAGTCAAAGAAGGTATGATGCGGAACAAACACCATATATAAATCATCCCATag gtGTTGCAAATATCTTAACCGAAGAAG AAGTAACTGATGACAAGAAGTTACCAAAAGAAGTGCGTAAGAAATTGCAAATAGTAAATGCTCCCAAACGAAGTTATAAAGCTAAATTGGTTATTTTAGCAGATAAGTTATATAATTTGAGAGATCTTCAGAGAAGTACACCAATTGGTTGGTCATCAAACAgagtaaaagaatattttaag TGGGCCAAAGCTGTAATAGATGGATGCCGTAAGACTAATTTTAGTCTAGAAAGGGAACTAGATATAATATATGCAAATCGAGTAGCTCAGGACAAAGAGAGCTGTGAATGCAAAAAAACACCACTACCAGAATTTTATTGA
- the Mesh1 gene encoding metazoan SpoT homolog-1 isoform X1 — MENNSSTASVIDDPINVYGPCKSCTTELPNAELLTLVIKCINFSAIKHKSQRRYDAEQTPYINHPIGVANILTEEGKIYDLAVILAAVLHDTVEDTDTTFEEIENEFGSEVCNIVKEVTDDKKLPKEVRKKLQIVNAPKRSYKAKLVILADKLYNLRDLQRSTPIGWSSNRVKEYFKWAKAVIDGCRKTNFSLERELDIIYANRVAQDKESCECKKTPLPEFY, encoded by the exons ATGGAAAATAATAGTTCTACAGCATCTGTCATTGATGATCCAATCAATGTATATGGACCTTGTAAATCATGTACTACAGAATTACCTAATGCAGAATTATTAACATTAGTAATCAAATGCATCAACTTTTCAGCAATAAAACACAAAAGTCAAAGAAGGTATGATGCGGAACAAACACCATATATAAATCATCCCATag gtGTTGCAAATATCTTAACCGAAGAAGGTAAGATTTATGACCTAGCTGTAATTTTAGCAGCTGTCTTGCACGATACTGTAGAAGATACAGATACTACATTCGAAGAGATAGAGAATGAATTTGGTAGTGAAGTTTGTAATATTGTTAAAGAAGTAACTGATGACAAGAAGTTACCAAAAGAAGTGCGTAAGAAATTGCAAATAGTAAATGCTCCCAAACGAAGTTATAAAGCTAAATTGGTTATTTTAGCAGATAAGTTATATAATTTGAGAGATCTTCAGAGAAGTACACCAATTGGTTGGTCATCAAACAgagtaaaagaatattttaag TGGGCCAAAGCTGTAATAGATGGATGCCGTAAGACTAATTTTAGTCTAGAAAGGGAACTAGATATAATATATGCAAATCGAGTAGCTCAGGACAAAGAGAGCTGTGAATGCAAAAAAACACCACTACCAGAATTTTATTGA
- the LOC143150092 gene encoding zinc finger protein 830 isoform X1 produces the protein MPLKRKLTQDDLRKAMSEHKKKLGVVKKIESPLARYTDVGQLMCVLCKVTIRSEAVWPVHLNSKTHKENIALAKKTKLEPDTPKTVAHSFKRSTSPSQESSPNKKIKGILKNPSAQSTQVAGGVLSDFFDNNSKQSNGTETSNTSAIIQKSDNSNELANDKELKNTETEEEREKDKSKDISQPVLPEGFFDDPVLDAKVRNVEYKNPIEEEWEKFQKEIKEETAQSAQIIADDQEEATTERQLGEIEEQLRHWSRVMDLVKRKEQVQATDRKQKNTDEDVSSGDEAEFDEFLDWRAKNSYK, from the exons ATGCCgcttaaaagaaaattaacgcAAGATGACTTGCGTAAAGCTATGAGTGAACACAAAAAGAAATTGGGTGTTGTCAAAAAAATTGAATCACCGTTAGCAAG ATATACAGATGTAGGCCAGCTTATGTGTGTTCTCTGTAAAGTTACCATACGTAGTGAAGCAGTTTGGCCAGTTcacttaaattcaaagactcaTAAGGAAAATATTGCATTGGCGAAGAAGACTAAGTTAGAACCAGATACTCCAAAGACTGTTGCACATTCATTTAAAAGGTCTACATCTCCTTCTCAAGAATCTTCTCCGAATAAGAAAATAAAGGGTATATTAAAGAATCCTTCGGCACAATCGACCCAAGTAGCAGGGGGTGTGCTATCAGATTTCTTCGATAATAATTCTAAACAATCCAATGGTACCGAAACATCGAATACTTCTGCGATAATACAAAAGTCGGACAATAGTAACGAACTTGCAAATgacaaagaattgaaaaatacagAAACAGAAGAAGAAAGGGAAAAGGATAAAAGCAAAGATATAAGTCAACCAGTTCTTCCAGAAGGCTTTTTTGATGATCCAGTTTTGGATGCTAAA GTCCGTAATGTCGAATATAAAAATCCCATAGAAGAAGAATGGGAAAAGTTTCAGAAAGAAATTAAAGAGGAAACAGCGCAGTCTGCGCAAATAATTGCCGACGATCAAGAAGAAGCAACAACGGAAAGACAGTTAGGTGAAATTGAAGAACAGCTACGACATTGGTCTAG AGTAATGGATCTTGTAAAACGTAAAGAACAAGTACAAGCTACCGACCGGAAGCAAAAAAATACCGATGAAGACGTTTCTAGCGGAGACGAAGCCGAGTttgacgaatttctcgattggagagccaaaaattcatataaatga
- the LOC143150091 gene encoding phosphoserine aminotransferase — MSDPSNSLNTVINFGAGPAKLPHQVLKDVQKELLAYGNTKISILELSHRSNDFKNVIEDAQATLREILHVPDNYKILFMQGGGTGLFAAIPLNMMTTGTADYLVTGSWSAKAAKEAAKYGKVNLVLPKTTKYTEVPDPSTWNLDPNASYVYYCDNETVHGVEFNYIPETAGVPLVADMSSNILTRTLDISKFAVIFAGAQKNIGPAGVTLVIVRDDVLGHAMKICPSVFDFNVMAADNSIHNTPPVFQIYVVGLVFKWIKEHDGVEGMEKLANIKSQKIYDVINRSKGFYSCPIKPDVQSRMNVPFRIGEDDEELEKKFLSIASARGMLQLKGHRSVGGIRASLYNAITIEEAEKLAEYMQWFYKEHCNNN, encoded by the exons ATGAGCGATCCAAGCAACAGTCTTAACACTGTGATCAATTTTGGAGCAGGACCGGCTAAGCTTCCACATCAG GTATTGAAAGATGTTCAAAAGGAATTGCTTGCATACGGTAATACTAAAATTAGTATATTGGAGTTGAGTCACAGATCGAATGATTTCAAAAATGTTATCGAGGACGCTCAAGCAACATTGCGGGAAATATT gCATGTCCCAGATAATTACAAAATCTTATTTATGCAAGGAGGAGGAACAGGGCTATTTGCAGCTATTCCTTTAAATATGATGACAACTGGCACTGCAGACTACTTAGTGACTG GCTCGTGGTCGGCCAAGGCAGCGAAAGAAGCAGCAAAGTATGGTAAAGTGAATTTGGTTTTGCCAAAAACGACCAAATATACCGAGGTCCCCGATCCATCTACCTGGAACTTGGACCCAAATGCATCTTACGTTTATTACTGTGACAACGAGACAGTACATG gAGTTGAATTCAATTACATTCCTGAGACTGCCGGGGTACCACTTGTTGCCGATATGTCGTCAAATATTCTCACGAGAACTTTAGACATTTCGAAA TTTGCAGTAATATTTGCTGGTGCGCAGAAAAACATTGGTCCGGCTGGTGTAACGCTCGTGATAGTGCGAGATGATGTTCTTGGTCATGCTATGAAAATTTGTCCATCAGTGTTCGATTTCAATGTAATGGCAGCTGATAACTCCATACATAATACACCGCCAGTATTTCA aatatatgtGGTCGGATTAGTCTTCAAATGGATTAAAGAACACGATGGAGTCGAGGGGATGGAAAAATTGGCAAATATAAAAAGTCAAAAAATATACGACGTGATTAATCGATCGAAAGGCTTCTATTCGTGTCCGATTAAGCCAGATGTACAAAGCCGGATGAATGTGCCATTTAGAATAGGCGAAGACGATGAGGAACTTGAGAAAAAATTCCTTTCCATCGCGAGCGCACGTGGAATGCTTCAGTTGAAAGGTCATAG atCTGTAGGTGGAATTCGAGCATCTTTATATAATGCTATTACTATAGAAGAGGCAGAGAAACTGGCAGAGTATATGCAATGGTTCTACAAAGAACATTGTAACAACAATTAA
- the LOC143150092 gene encoding zinc finger protein 830 isoform X2 yields MVNTYTDVGQLMCVLCKVTIRSEAVWPVHLNSKTHKENIALAKKTKLEPDTPKTVAHSFKRSTSPSQESSPNKKIKGILKNPSAQSTQVAGGVLSDFFDNNSKQSNGTETSNTSAIIQKSDNSNELANDKELKNTETEEEREKDKSKDISQPVLPEGFFDDPVLDAKVRNVEYKNPIEEEWEKFQKEIKEETAQSAQIIADDQEEATTERQLGEIEEQLRHWSRVMDLVKRKEQVQATDRKQKNTDEDVSSGDEAEFDEFLDWRAKNSYK; encoded by the exons ATGGTAAACACATATACAGATGTAGGCCAGCTTATGTGTGTTCTCTGTAAAGTTACCATACGTAGTGAAGCAGTTTGGCCAGTTcacttaaattcaaagactcaTAAGGAAAATATTGCATTGGCGAAGAAGACTAAGTTAGAACCAGATACTCCAAAGACTGTTGCACATTCATTTAAAAGGTCTACATCTCCTTCTCAAGAATCTTCTCCGAATAAGAAAATAAAGGGTATATTAAAGAATCCTTCGGCACAATCGACCCAAGTAGCAGGGGGTGTGCTATCAGATTTCTTCGATAATAATTCTAAACAATCCAATGGTACCGAAACATCGAATACTTCTGCGATAATACAAAAGTCGGACAATAGTAACGAACTTGCAAATgacaaagaattgaaaaatacagAAACAGAAGAAGAAAGGGAAAAGGATAAAAGCAAAGATATAAGTCAACCAGTTCTTCCAGAAGGCTTTTTTGATGATCCAGTTTTGGATGCTAAA GTCCGTAATGTCGAATATAAAAATCCCATAGAAGAAGAATGGGAAAAGTTTCAGAAAGAAATTAAAGAGGAAACAGCGCAGTCTGCGCAAATAATTGCCGACGATCAAGAAGAAGCAACAACGGAAAGACAGTTAGGTGAAATTGAAGAACAGCTACGACATTGGTCTAG AGTAATGGATCTTGTAAAACGTAAAGAACAAGTACAAGCTACCGACCGGAAGCAAAAAAATACCGATGAAGACGTTTCTAGCGGAGACGAAGCCGAGTttgacgaatttctcgattggagagccaaaaattcatataaatga